The following proteins come from a genomic window of Rhodohalobacter sp. 614A:
- a CDS encoding HAD family hydrolase translates to MRKDTSLYEAIIFDMDGVIINSAEHVEEFWLNKLDEYDIEIPVNERKEKFHGRPARPTVNDLFADLPEETREKIIKECGEYDASIEKYPMIPGVECFLKQCSDEGIRIGLVTSALPGKVDIMLEGLSFPSPFEVMVTANLVKNGKPNPECYLLAAKKMKVNPQKVLVFEDSVSGVKAASEAGCTVVGINEESLAPALMEAGAIAIQPDFQKAQVVRESGRVTVYPKGKEEAGYFVSSLK, encoded by the coding sequence ATGAGAAAGGATACCAGCCTGTACGAGGCTATTATTTTTGATATGGATGGTGTAATCATCAACAGCGCAGAGCATGTTGAGGAGTTTTGGTTAAACAAACTGGATGAGTATGATATTGAAATCCCGGTGAATGAAAGAAAAGAGAAATTTCACGGTCGACCTGCAAGGCCCACGGTAAATGATCTTTTTGCAGACTTGCCGGAAGAAACACGAGAGAAGATTATTAAAGAGTGCGGGGAATATGATGCATCCATTGAGAAATACCCGATGATTCCGGGTGTGGAGTGTTTTTTAAAACAGTGCTCGGATGAAGGAATTCGCATTGGCCTGGTGACGAGCGCCCTGCCCGGCAAAGTTGACATCATGCTTGAGGGATTAAGTTTTCCATCTCCGTTCGAGGTAATGGTCACCGCTAATCTTGTGAAAAACGGAAAGCCAAATCCGGAATGCTATCTTCTTGCGGCCAAGAAAATGAAAGTGAATCCGCAAAAAGTACTGGTTTTTGAAGATTCTGTTAGTGGTGTGAAAGCTGCATCAGAAGCTGGGTGCACAGTGGTTGGAATTAACGAAGAAAGCCTGGCTCCGGCGTTGATGGAGGCAGGGGCAATTGCCATTCAGCCCGACTTTCAAAAAGCACAAGTTGTTCGGGAATCCGGCAGAGTCACCGTTTATCCAAAAGGAAAAGAAGAGGCGGGGTATTTCGTATCCTCTTTGAAATGA